The Streptococcus marmotae genome contains the following window.
CTATCAAACTTAACCTCTTGGGTGAAAATTATTATCGTGATGGTCAAATATTTAGAATTTTACCAATTTATTCTAGACTTTTCGATATACCATTTGGTACGGTATACGCAGAAGATAGAAATTTAGATGCTGGTGAATCGCGTGTAGTTGATGGTCGTTTAGGAAAGACTGCAATTACTCATGGTGTAACCGGAGATGCTACATTTTATGGTGTCGGTTATACCGTCTTTAAACCAGTGGATAGTGTTATTTACAGAGGTGTAAGACCGAAAGTTGTAGAGGAGGAACTTCCTTTTGATACGGTTCGTCGTCCAAATCCGAACTTAGCTGAAGGCATTGAGCGTGTGGTGACTGAAGGCGTAGCTGGCCACAAGAAAACAACCACTACTTACGTGTTGAACGTGGAAACTGGTGAAGTAACCCCAAACGAACCAGTTGTTGAAGTGACAGAAAAAGTAGATAAGATTGTTGAGTATGGTACAGGTCGTAGAGAAGTACCAGGTAATTTCCCAACAGTCAAATTACCAGTCTCTCCAATCTCAGATGACGTTATTCAGCAGGTTTTACATCCGAAAGTTGAAGAGGAGGAACTTCCTTTTGACACGATTCGTCGTCCCAATCCGAACTTAGCTGAAGGTACTGAGCGTGTGGTGACTGAAGGCGTAGCTGGCCACAAGAAAACGACAACCACCTACACATTCAATATTGAAACAGGCGAAGCGATAGCAAACGAACCGGTTGTTGAGGTGACAGAAAAAGTAGATAAGATTGTTGAGTATGGTACAGGTCGTAGAGAAGTGCCAGGTAATTTCCCGACAGTCAAATTACCAGTCTCTCCAATCTCAGATGACGTTATTCAGCAGGTTTTACATCCGAAAGTTGAAGAGGAGGAACTTCCTTTTGACACGATTCGTCGTCCCAATCCGAACTTAGCTGAAGGTACTGAGCGTGTGGTGACTGAAGGCGTAGCTGGCCACAAGAAAACGACAACCACTTATACATTCAATATTGAAACAGGCGAAGCGATAGCAAACGAACCAGTTGTTGAGGTGACAGAAAAAGTAGATAAGATTGTTGAGTATGGTACAGGTCGTAGAGAAGTGCCAGGTAATTTCCCAACAGTCAAATTACCAGTCTCTCCAATCTCAGATGACGTTATTCAGCAGGATTTACATCCGAAAGTTGAAGAGGAGGAACTTCCTTTTGACACGATTCGTCGTCCCAATCCGAACTTAGCTGAAGGTACTGAGCGTGTGGTGACTGAAGGCGTAGCTGGCCACAAGAAAACGACAACCACTTATACATTCAATATTGAAACAGGCGAAGCGATAGCAAACGAACCAGTTGTTGAGGTGACAGAAAAAGTAGATAAGATTGTTGAGTATGGTACAGGTCGTAGAGAAGTACCAGGTAATTTCCCAACAGTCAAATTACCAGTCTCTCCAATCTCAGATGACGTTATTCAGCAGGATTTACATCCGAAAGTTGAAGAGGAGGAACTTCCTTTTGACACGATTCGTCGTCCCAATCCGAACCTAGCTGAAGGC
Protein-coding sequences here:
- a CDS encoding G5 domain-containing protein, with product MNNQFHKYAIRTLAVGVASVTIGLTGVSHVSADTEPANSVTMEDTVETRIPIPYTTEYITDFNLLSGEEIIEQAGVDGYKDAATGEILQEPVTKIIRQGMAQKIGLEVTPVHVVGYGENNDALLDPEKAADPFAYDELYDEQRYFHGLSGDLRPIELKDMNGKPVVATLDKEVPFPQYETRTVTLPKFAVDADGKEYILATFDASEYGTGTDESYFIPSSYYPTWSFENIEKYARNINEGIENKLPSDITYNFYSGGKVEFDASASDTVAIKLNLLGENYYRDGQIFRILPIYSRLFDIPFGTVYAEDRNLDAGESRVVDGRLGKTAITHGVTGDATFYGVGYTVFKPVDSVIYRGVRPKVVEEELPFDTVRRPNPNLAEGIERVVTEGVAGHKKTTTTYVLNVETGEVTPNEPVVEVTEKVDKIVEYGTGRREVPGNFPTVKLPVSPISDDVIQQVLHPKVEEEELPFDTIRRPNPNLAEGTERVVTEGVAGHKKTTTTYTFNIETGEAIANEPVVEVTEKVDKIVEYGTGRREVPGNFPTVKLPVSPISDDVIQQVLHPKVEEEELPFDTIRRPNPNLAEGTERVVTEGVAGHKKTTTTYTFNIETGEAIANEPVVEVTEKVDKIVEYGTGRREVPGNFPTVKLPVSPISDDVIQQDLHPKVEEEELPFDTIRRPNPNLAEGTERVVTEGVAGHKKTTTTYTFNIETGEAIANEPVVEVTEKVDKIVEYGTGRREVPGNFPTVKLPVSPISDDVIQQDLHPKVEEEELPFDTIRRPNPNLAEGIERVVTEGVAGHKKTTTTYTFNIETGEAIANEPVVEVTEKVDKIVEYGTGRREVPGNFPTVKLPVATIPSKPEPHRPQQGGAIQISERPVTSKNKEMESAPMKQTSTIKQTSPAVTTKEEKVSLPKTGTKHSSLALYGLSLLGMTSLVSFGGKRRKK